One window from the genome of Cryptomeria japonica chromosome 6, Sugi_1.0, whole genome shotgun sequence encodes:
- the LOC131856009 gene encoding iridoid oxidase-like: MGKRKKKSRANLPPGPPGWPIVGNLLQLGKKPNESLWALSQQYGPLMTLSLGMKTAVVVSSSEMAKEVLKIHDQNFAGRIMIEAAKVFSHHESSIAFAQYGDYWRKFRRIATTELFTPTRLQALQHLRRDQVSETIRMVFEKKGTSMNIAELVYYEGLNLMSNAIFSKNLFDPKNLESAELRNTFSEMVNLTGKPNLADFYPFLKLVDPQGVCRRLTVHHKRLHEYLDVFIQDRLEARRQGVGLPKEKDFLDILLDLTAHDFTLVNIRALLLELLSAGSDTTTTTIEWVMVELIANPYVMKKAQKELEEVIGLNRKVEESDIDRLPYLHAIVKEVFRLHPALPLALPHRADNSCEVAGYMIPKHAMVIVNLWAIGRDPKIWKEPLKFMPERFFNGENSKVKYKGQNFELIPFGAGRRICLGLPLAHQMVHFTIASLIHSFNWMLPIGMNYNKIDMSETFGIVLKKSKELHAIPTPRLPNHLY; this comes from the exons AtggggaaaagaaagaagaagagcagAGCAAATCTTCCTCCTGGACCTCCTGGCTGGCCCATCGTGGGAAACCTTCTCCAGCTGGGGAAAAAACCCAATGAATCTCTGTGGGCTCTTTCTCAGCAATACGGTCCTCTCATGACTCTCTCTCTCGGCATGAAAACTGCTGTGGTGGTTTCATCCTCTGAAATGGCAAAAGAGGTCCTCAAAATCCACGACCAGAATTTTGCAGGACGGATTATGATAGAAGCAGCAAAGGTGTTTTCTCACCATGAATCTTCAATTGCTTTTGCTCAGTATGGAGATTACTGGCGGAAGTTCAGACGCATTGCCACCACAGAGCTTTTCACTCCCACCAGACTCCAAGCGCTGCAACATCTCAGAAGAGATCAAGTCTCCGAGACGATTCGAATGGTCTTTGAGAAGAAGGGGACGAGTATGAATATTGCAGAGCTGGTGTACTACGAGGGTCTCAATCTCATGAGCAACGCCATTTTCAGTAAGAACTTGTTCGATCCCAAAAATCTAGAGTCTGCAGAATTGAGAAACACTTTTAGTGAAATGGTGAACTTGACCGGAAAACCCAACTTGGCCGACTTTTATCCGTTTCTGAAGTTGGTGGACCCTCAGGGAGTGTGCCGTCGTCTGACAGTCCATCATAAGCGACTACATGAGTACTTAGATGTATTCATACAAGATCGGTTGGAGGCGAGGAGGCAAGGGGTCGGTCTACCCAAGGAAAAGGACTTTCTCGACATTCTGCTCGATCTGACTGCCCATGATTTCACTCTGGTGAATATCAGGGCTTTACTCTTG GAACTCTTGTCTGCTGGTAGTGATACTACTACTACAACAATTGAATGGGTTATGGTGGAACTAATTGCCAATCCTTACGTAATGAAAAAAGCGCAAAAGGAATTAGAAGAGGTAATTGGTCTCAATCGAAAAGTGGAAGAATCTGACATAGATCGTCTACCTTATCTCCATGCTATAGTGAAAGAAGTGTTTCGACTACACCCAGCACTTCCTTTGGCATTGCCCCATAGAGCAGACAACTCATGTGAGGTGGCAGGGTATATGATACCTAAGCATGCCATGGTGATTGTGAATCTGTGGGCAATTGGAAGAGATCCTAAAATTTGGAAAGAACCTTTAAAATTTATGCCAGAGAGGTTTTTTAATGGTGAGAATAGTAAGGTAAAGTATAAGGGACAAAATTTTGAGCTGATACCATTTGGAGCTGGAAGAAGAATATGCTTAGGACTTCCTTTGGCTCATCAAATGGTTCATTTTACTATTGCTTCCTTAATCCATTCCTTCAATTGGATGCTTCCAATAGGGATGAATTATAATAAGATAGACATGAGTGAGACATTTGGAATAGTATTAAAGAAGTCTAAAGAATTGCATGCAATCCCCACACCAAGATTACCAAATCATCTATACTAA